The DNA region AAGCCTCTTCGATGAACCGGGCCAGCTGTTCGTCGAGGCGCGCCAGGGTGTCTTCCTTTACGGCGGAGGCGCGCTCCCGGGCCGCATCGTACCCCGGAAATGCGGCGATCGCCGCGGCGCGGAGGGCGGAGAGGCGGCCTGTGGCCCCGTTGAGCGCCGCCTGCAGCGCTTTATCGGAAAGCGCCCTTTGGGCGTAGCGCGCGAACGCGCGGGAGCGGACCTCCATCAGAACGCCTCCTCCGCGTCCCAAGGGGCTCCCGCCAGGATCTCCGCGAGGTGGACCGCTTTCACGGGGTAGCCATGACGGGAGATCATCCCCCCGATGCTCAGCAGGCACCCGAGGTCTCCCGCGGTGACGTAGGATGCGCCCGTGGCCAGGATCCGCTCGATCTTCTGCTCCGTCATCCGGCAGGAGACCTGCGGGTGCTTCACCGAGAAGACGCCTCCGAAGCCGCAGCAGCGGTCGCTCTCCTCCATCTCGACGAGCTTCACGCCGGGGATGGCGCGCAAAAGCGTCCGGGGCGGATCGACCACGCCCAGTCCCCTCCGCAGGTGGCATGAGTCGTGATAGGTCACTTTACCGGTGAAGGAAGACTTCGGGTCGGTCACGCCGAGCACCTCCACCAGGAACTGGGAGAGCTCGTAGATGCGCTCGGACGCCGCCCGCGCAAGGGCGAGCGTCCTCGGCTCGTCCCGGAAGAGCACCGGGTAGCCGTGCTTCACCATCGACGCGCAGGAGCCGGAGGGGGTGACGATGTAGCCGTCCTCGGGAAACGACCGGAGAAACTTCCGGGCCATCGCCCGGGCCTCCTTGCGGTTCCCGGTGTTGAACGCCGGCTGGCCGCAGCAGGTCTGGGACAGGGGAACGCGGACCTGCGCCCCGAACCGCTCGAGCACCTCCACGGTCGCGAAGCATACGCCGGGGGCGAACGCGTCGGCCAGGCAGGTGAAGAAAAGGGAAACGGGGACGGGCCCTTTCGGATCCATCCCCGTAGTATACGGCAACGTGCCCGAACCGGAACCGGCGTCCTTCCGGGGGTGCGAAGAGCGGGAGGGGCCGCCCCCCGCATCCCCGAAAGGCTGCGCGGCTACAGCGCTTCCTTCCCCCGGTCGCCGGTGCGGATGCGGACCACCTCCTCGAGGTCGTAGACGAAGATCTTCCCGTCGCCGATCTTGCCCGTGCGCGCCGCGGTGAGGATCCGCTCGATCACGGCGGGCGCCATCTCCGCGGTGACGGCGACCTCGAGCTTGATCTTCGGAAGGAACTCCACCACGTACTCCGCCCCGCGGTAGACCTCCGTATGCCCCTTCTGGCGCCCGAACCCCTTCACCTCGATGGCGGTCATCCCGGTGATCCCGAGCTCCTGGAGCGCGTTCTTCACCTCCTCGACCTTGAACGGCTTCACGATCGCTTCGATCTTCTTCATGGCCGGCTACCTCCGTTCCACGAGCTGGAAGTTGGGATAGGCGGAGTTGCCGTGTTCGTGGTAATCGAGACCCTCGATCTCCTCCTCGTCGCTCACGCGGATCCCGCCGGTGACCGCCTTGGTCACGTACCAGAAGGCCAGCGACAGGACGAACACCGAGACGGCGATCAGCACGACGCCGAGGAGCTGCGGGCCGAGCTGCGCGAAGCCGCCGCCCAGGAAGAGCCCCTTCTTCGCGACCGAGGCCGCCGGGCAGACGGTCGGGTCGGAGAACAGGCCGAGGGCGATCGTCCCGAACACGCCGTTGGCCAGGTGGACCGCGGTGGCGCCCACCGGGTCGTCGATGCGGATCCTGTCGAAGAAGAAGACCGCGAAGACCACCAGGATGCCCGCGGCGATTCCGATGATCAGCGAGCTGGGGACGCTCACGAAGGCGCACGGCGCGGTGATCGCGACGAGCCCCGCGAGGCAGCCGTTCAGCGTCATGCCGAGGTCGGGCTTCCCGAGCAGCAGCCACGCCGTGATCATGGAGCTCAGCGTCGCGGCCGCCGCGGCGACGTTCGTAGTGGTGGCGACGTGGGCGATGGAGGCGCCGTCGGCGGACATCGTGGAGCCGGGATTGAAGCCGAACCACCCGAACCAGAGGACGAACACGCCGATGGCGGCCGAGGTCATGCTGTGGCCGGGGATGGCGTTGGCCCTTCCGTCCTTCGAAAACTTGCCCATGCGGGGGCCGAGCACGATGATGCCTGCCAGGGCCGCCCAGCCGCCGATGGAATGGACCACCGTCGACCCTGCGAAGTCGAGGAATCCCTTGCCTGCGAGCCATCCGCCTCCCCAGATCAGATGCCCGCCGAGGGGGTAGACGATCGCCACCAGGAAGATCGTGAAGATCAGGAACGACTTGAACTTGATCCGCTCCGCGACCGCTCCGGACACGATCGTCGCCGCGGTGCCGGCGAACACGAGCTGGAAGAAGAACTTCGCCCAGAGCGGCACCCCGGTCCAGTTGAGGGCGTGGTAAACCCCCTGATAAGCGTCGCCCGTCGCGGGGCTGTTGTCGGCGCCGGCCGCGAAGAACAGGCCGCTCAGACCCACGAGCGGGTTCCCGTCGCCGAACATGAGCCCGAATCCGAGGGCCAGGAAGGCGACGGAGGAGACCGCGAACACCACGAAGTTCTTGAACAGGATGTTCACGGTGTTCTTGGCGCGGCAGAAGCCCGATTCCACGAGGGCGAAGCCGAGGTTCATGAAGAAGACCAGGAACGCCGCGAGCATCGTCCAGATGGTGTCCATCGCGATCTTCTGGTTGGCGATCGCGTCCGCCATCTCTTTCGTGAAAGCGGGCGGCGCTTCCGCCGGGGCGGCGGGTGCGGGGGCGGGCGAGACGGCCGCCGGGGCGCCCTCCGCGGGCTTCGGCTCTTCCGCGGAGGCGGCGAACGGCGCCGCGGCCGCCGCAAGGAACAGCCCGAGGAACAGGGCGGCTGTCATCCAGTTGCGCAAATATCGGATCATGTCGTTTCTCCTTTTCGTATGTGTCTTCGCGGTTCGGGAATTCAAGGCAGGTTGATGTCGACCTGCAGCGTCACGGTGTTCTGCCCGCCGGTCAGCTTCTCGTTATAGATGTCGTACCCGAGGATGACGCTGACGTTCTTCGCGACGGCCCAGGAGGCGCCGAAGCTCAGCGCGCCGAGGGCGGAGTCGGTGCCCTGGTAATCGACCGCCAGCCACAGCTTGTCGGAGATCTCCGTCATGACCCGGTCCCACGACAGCAGCACGCCCTTCTCGTCGGACAGCCCGTTCTGATCCAGGAGGACCTTCTTGTTCCCGGCGAAATAGCCGGCGGAGAGACGTCCCACGACCGGCAGCGTCTTGGCGGCCAGCCCATAGACCAGGTTCTGGTTCGTGGCCGTCTCGCCGAGCCGGACGTCGCCGCTGTGGGTCCCGAAGTTGTACCCGCCGACCGCCAGCGCCGGGGAGTGCTTGAACATCGACCCTTCCGGCGTGCCCAGCTTGCCGTGGAAATACAGCGGGTACCGGTCCAGCGGCCCCCCCTGGGAGATCACGTCGAAGCCCACTTCCGCCTGGATCTTCTCGAAGGGCAGGATGCCGACGGTGGGGCCGATGACGACGACCGGCGCGGTGCGCGAGCCGTCGTCGTTGCTGTGCGCGCGGACATAGGTGTCGAAGTTGAGGTGGAACGTCTTGTAGGGCTGGACGTCGGTGGACGGGATCCAGATCTGCGTGGACGGGGTGGCCGACGCGGTGGACGCGACGAGCCCGACGAGCGCGAGCGCGGACAGGGCGACGGCCGCCGTCCGGGTGAAGCCGTTCTTCCGAGTGTTTTTCGACATGGGTTCTCCCCCTGGAACGGAATGGTTTTCTTGGGGGAGGTCAGAGCATCGTCCGTGCCGGGAGGAGGATCGCAGCGGGCGGGGCGTTGGAAACGGGCGAAGGGACAAAGGAAAACGCCGGGAACGCGGGATGCGGGCGCGTCCGCGGACATCCGGGAGGCCAAACAATTATGTCTGGTTATCTACAATAAAGTCTACTTCCAGGGGGAGGCAAGCCCGAATTTCTTCATTTTGTAGGCGACCTGCCGCGGCGTCCATCCCAGCGTCTTCGCGGCCCGGGCGATCACCCAGCCCGCTCCCTCGAGGGCGCGGCGCACCTCGTCGCGCTCGAGCGCTTTCAGGAGCTCGGCCCGCGGGCGGCCTTCCGGGCCCGCGGAGGCGGATTCCGCGCCGGCGCCGGGGCTGCCGGGGGGCGCGGCCGGGGCGGAGGATGCGGCCGCCGGCGGGGCCGAGGGCACCCGGACCGCCCGCGGAAGGTCCTGCGCATGGATCACCGGGTCCTTCGCCATCACCACCGCCCGCTCCACGAGGTTTTCCAGCTCCCGCACGTTGCCCGTCCAGCGGTACTCCAGCAGAAGGTCGAGCGCCTCCCGGGAAAAGGTCACGCTCTTGCCGTGCTCCTGGTTGAACCGCTCGAGGAAATGCTCCGTCAGCGGCAGGATGTCCTCCCGGCGGTCGCGCAGCGGCGGCAGGAAGATGGGGATGACGTTCAGGCGGTAGTAGAGGTCTTCCCGGAACGTGCCGCCGGCCACCATCCTCTCCAGGTCGGCGTTCGTCGCGGCGATGATCCGCACGTCCACGGAGACGGGCCGGTTCTCGCCGAGCCGCTCGAACTTGCGCTCCTGCAGCACCCGGAGCAGCTTCACCTGCGTCGGCATGGGGATGTCGCCGATCTCGTCGAGGAAGATGGTGCCGCCGTTGGCCTCCTCGAAGCGCCCCTTGCGGGCGTCGACCGCGCCCGTGAAGGCCCCCCGCCGGTGGCCGAACAGCTCGGACTCGAGGAGCGTCTCCGGCAGGGCGGCGCAGTTGACCGCGACGAAGGGGCGCTCCGCGCGGGGACCTCCCTGGTGGATCGCGCGGGCGATCATCTCCTTCCCCGTGCCGCTCTCGCCGCGCAGCAGCACGGTGGCGCGCGAGGTGGCGACGCTGGTCACCGCGGCGAACACCTCCTGCATCCGCTTGCTCTGCCCGACGATGCTCTCGATCCGGTAGGTCTTGCGGATCGTCCGCTCGAATTCCCGCCGCTGATGCCGGAATTCCTCCTGGAGCCGGTCGATCGCCTTGTGGAGCTTCATCGCCTGGCCGACGAGGCAGCCGATCACGTACAGCGTGCGCGCGTCGCTCTCCAGCGGGCGGGTGCTCGCGCGGCCCGACCGCTCGGCCGCGAGCACCCCGAGGACCTCCGAACCGATCCGGATCGGCACGGAGACGTAGGAAAGCGACGCCTCGGCCGTTTTCCCGTGCGCGCGCGACTTGTCGAGGAACGATGGCTCCTTCCTTGCGTCGGGAAGGGCGATGGGGCTGCCCGTCTTCATCGTCTTCCCGACGATCCCCTCGCCCCAGACGTAGCGCGCCCGGTCCCGCTGCTCCGCCGTGTATCCGGCCCCCACCTCCATCCGGATCTCGCGGGTCTCCTCGTCGGGGCGGAAGATGGCGGCGCGGTCGAACCCGAGGAAGCTCTGCAGGGTGCGCAGCGCGATCCCGAGCGCGCGCTCGAGGTTCTGCGTGGACGTGAGGATCTTCGCCACCTCGTGGATGGCGGCGATTTCCGCCTTTTCCTGGCCGCGAAGATCGCTCACAATATTGATCCTTGCAAACCGCCCGGAGGATCGCAACTTAAAAAGAGAGCACCGGCCGGCTCCCGGCGCACAGCGGGGAGGGGGCGGGCGGGATGCTATAATCCTGGACATCTCTCAAGGGTTCCGGAGGCACTCGTTCATGGCGAAACGGTCGAGGTTCCTGGGCGGGGCGCGCATCCTCCCCCCGCCCGTGTCGAAAAGGATGTCGGCGGCGGACCTTGTGGACAAGACGTTCCTGGCCTACAACGCGGGGCGGCTCCGGGAGGGGGCGCGCCTCCTTTCGGAGCGGATGCTGGCGCCGGACGTCACGGTGGGGCTGTCGCTGACCGGGGCGCTGACGCCCGCGGGGCTGGGCGTGTCCTGCATCGTGCCGCTGCTCAAGGCGGGGTTCGTCGACTGGATCGTGTCCACGGGCGCGAACCTGTACCACGACGCGCATTTCGGCCTGGGGCTTCCGCTGCACGCCGGCTCTCCCTTCCTCGACGACCGGGTCCTGCGGGACGAGGGGGTCGTCCGGATCTACGACGTGCTCTTCGCCTACGACGTGCTCCTCGACACGGACGCCTTCTTCCGGCAGGTGCTCGACCAGCCGGAATTCCAGGCGGAGATGGGGACGGCGGAGTTCCACTACCGCCTCGGGGCCTACATGGCGAAGCGGGAGCGGGCGCTCGGGACGGGCGAGGTCAGCGTCCTGGCGGCGGCCTGGCGGTACGGCGTCCCGGTCTACACTTCCTCCCCCGGCGACTCGTCCATCGGCATGAACGTCGCCGCGATGCGCCTCGGCGGCAGGGGGGTGAAGATCGACGTGGCCCTCGACGTCAACGAGACGGCGGCGATCGTCTACGCCGCGAAGCGCGGCCGCGGGAAGAGCGCGGTCTGGATCCTCGGCGGCGGCTCCCCGAAGAACTTCATGCTCCAGACCGAGCCGCAGATCCAGGAGGTGCTCGGCCTCGACGAGAAGGGGCACGACTACTTCCTGCAGGTCACCGACGCCCGCCCGGACACCGGCGGGCTGTCCGGGGCAACCCCGTCGGAGGCGGTCTCCTGGGGGAAGGTCGATCCGGACCGGCTGCCGGACACGGTGGTGTGCTACCTCGACTCCACCGTCGCGCTGCCGCTGCTTTGCGCCTATGCGTTCGACCGGGCGGGCAAGCGCCCTCCCCGGCGCCTCTACGACCGCCGGGAGGAGATGTTGGGGGAGATGACGCGGGCCTACCGGCGGGCGGTGGACGCCGCCGCGGTGACCCGGAAGCGGAAGGTCACCCGATGAGCCCTTCGGGGGCGAGGTGAAGGAGCAGCTTCCCGGCCGCCCAGGCGTCGGCCTCGGCGCGATGGAAGCCGGAGCCGATCCCGAGCTCCCGGCAGATGGCGGGCAGGGAGTTGGAACGGAACCGCCCCGTCCGGCGGGCCATCTCGAGGGTGTCCACGACGCGGTTCCCCGGCCACATGCCGCCCGCGATGCGGGCCTCCGCGCGGAGGAACGACAGGTCGAACGGGGCGTTGTGGAAGACCAGCGGGTCGTCGCCGAGAAACTCGAGGATCCACGGGAAGAGGTCGGAGAAGGAAGGCGCGTCGGCCACCATCCCGTCGGAGATGCCGTTGACCGCGCGGGCGCCCGGGTCGATGGGACGGAACGGGTTGACAAGGGAGACGAAGGAGTCGATCACCGACCCGCGCAGGAAGCGGAGGAGGGCGATCTCGCACACCCGGTGCCCCTCCGCCGGGGAAAGTCCGGTCGTTTCCACGTCCGCGGCGACGTACGGGATCTCCAGGTAGCTGTGCGGACCGCCCTCCATACAATGATGTTATAGGAAAAACGCCGTCGAGGCCGAGCGCCCCGAAGAAATTCCGAACCTCCCGGGAGAAACCCGCATCGTATTGAAATTCGCTGTCGATAAAGTTAGCATTTTCAGGTCACCACCCACCTTGAGAGGAGCGTCCCGATGAAACAGTATCGATGCACCGTGTGCGGCTACATTTACGATCCGGCGAAGGGCGATCCCAACAACGGCGTGCCCCCGGGCACCGCCTTCGACAACTTGCCGGCCGACTGGGTATGCCCCCTGTGCGGCGTCGGCAAGGAAGATTTCGAGGCGGCCTAAAGTGGCTACTACAATCGCGAAAGACATCTATTACGTCGGGGTCAACGATCCCGGGCTGACCGTTTTCGACATCGTCATCCCGACCGAGTGCGGGACGACGTACAACTCCTACCTCGTCAAGGGGACGGAGAAGACGGCCCTCATCGACTGCGTCAAGCTGGGCTTCACCGAAGGGTGGCTGAAAAGCATCGGCGAGATCGTCGCCGTCGAAAAGGTCGACTACCTGGTCATCCAGCATTCGGAGCCCGACCATTCCGGCGGGATCGTGGAGTTCCTGAAGCGCAACCCGAACGTCAAGGTCTTCCTGACCCGCCCCGCCAAGGGATTCATCGACAACATCGTGAACGGGCCGTACGACGCGCACACCGTCGCCGACAACGAGGAGATCTCCCTGGGCGGGAAGACGCTGCGCTTCATGGTCCAGCCGTTCCTCCACTGGCCGGACACCATGTTCACCTACGCGGTGGAGGACAAGGTCCTGTTCACGTGCGATTTCCTCGGGCGCCATTACGCCACCGAGAAGCTCTTCGACGACGAGATCGAGAACCTTGAGAAGCTGCACGGCGCGATGGTCGTCTACAACAGCATGATCTTCCGGCCGTTCAAGGAGCCGATCCTCTCGGCGTGCGACCGGATCAAGGATCTCCCGATCGCGATGGTCGCGACGTCCCACGGCCCGGTGCTCCGGAAGAGCTGGCGGCAGGTGATGGAGTATTACCGGGAGCGCGCCGCCGCCCCGCTGGAGAAGCGCAAGGAAAAGAAGGTGGCGATCATCTACGTGACCGCCTACGGGAACACCGCCATGATGGCGAAGAAGGTGGCGGAAGGGGTGGCCGCAGCCGGCTGCAAGCCGGTGCTGCTGAACGGCGCGGAGGTGACGATCCACAGGATCCTGGACGAGCTCGACGAGTCGGTTGGCTTCCTGATCGGCACCCCGACGCTCAACAGCAACCTTCCGGAGCCGATCTACAGCATGATCGGGTACCTGGTCGTGCTGAACGTGAAGGGGCTCACCTCCTCCACGTTCGGCTCCTACGGGTGGAGCGGGGAGGCGACCAAGATCGTGGCCGACATCATGGCCGCGATGAAGATCAAGGTGTTCCCCGAGCCGATCCGCTTCAAGATGACGCCCACCGAGGCGGACCTGCAGACCTGCTTCGAGTTCGGGAAGAAGTACGCGGAGGCCGTGGGGGGCGGAGTGGCGGTCTAGCCGTCAGCCGCCGGATTTCTTTTCGCCGGCCGTTCCCTCCTTGTGGAGGGAGCGGTCGGCGTCTTTTTTCTCCCGGTGCTGCTGCTCCAGGATCTCGCCGCGGACCTTCGCCTTGCACGGGTCGCAGATCCCGCCCTGGAAGGCGCCCGGTTTCGCGCAGATCATGCAGCGGTTTTTTTCCATACTTCGATTATCGCACAATGCGCAATTCGCGCGCCGTCAGTCCTTCAGCCGCTCCAGCAGGGAGGCGCCGAAGAGCAGGCCGAAGAATTCCTCCGCGTTCTTGATATAGACCTTGCCCCCGCCGGCCATGTTCTCGCCGGCCAGCTCCCCCTGCTTGACCGCGCTGCGCCAGCCGAAATTGATCCGGCTTTCGCGCCGGTTGATGTCGAATACCTCGGCGCAGTCGCCCGCTGCGTAGATGTTGGAGACGTTCGTCCCCAGGTACTCGGACACGAGCACGCCGGCGCCCGCCTTCACGCCGCTCCCCTCCAGGAAGCCGATGTTCGGGATCCGCTCGGTGGCCGCCACAACCAGCGAGCAGCGGATCCGGTCGCCGTCCGTCGTCACGACGTCGCAGCTCCTGCCGTCGACGTCGAGGACGTCGGAGATCTCCGCCCCCTCCTTCGTCTTCACGCCCTTCGAGCGCAGCCGCTCGGCCACCTGCGCCTCGATCTCGCCGGAGATCGGGTTGCCGAAGCGCGGCAGCCCCGGGTTGATCCAGACCACCTGGTTCCCGAGCTTCCGCAGCGCCCGGGCCGCCTCGATACCGAGGTAGCCGGGGCCGTAGACCACCGTCACGTCGGAGCGCATCGCCCGCTCCCGCAGCCGTTGGGCGTCGCCCAGGGAGTTGAGGGGCAGGAAGGACCCGGGGGCGGCGAGGAGCGCCGGCGGCACGATGGGCCGGCCGCCCGTGGCGATGCAGAGGAAATTGTACGTCTCCTCGGTGCCGTCGGTGAAGGCCACCCGGTTCTTCGCCGCGTCCACCCGGCGCGCCCGCTTCCCGGGGAGGAGCCGGATCCGCTGCTCCTCGAGGTCCCTCGCCTGCGGGTTGGCCATGCCTTGGAGCTCCCGCTCGCCGGAGACCAGGTCCGGCAGGGCGGGGCGCAGGTACGGCGCCGCGTGCTCTTCGGTGGCGACGACGATCTCGGCGTCCCGGTCGAGCCGGCGCGCCCCCTTGGCGGCGGCGATCCCCGCGGGCCCGCTTCCGAGGATGAGGTATCTCATGGCTGCCCTCCGCACTGGATTTCCGGAATCGAATTTACCACATCTGCACCTTCAAACACTCTTGACACGCATTCAACAGGGCGGAAATCCGGCGGGGGGAGAATCGGGGCAAACAACTCCCCCGGAGGAAGGACGTATGGACAGGAAACCGGTCTGGATCAACGGTCGAAAGATTTTCGTTCTTCCCTGGGCCAAAGTCTGGGACGTCCTCATGGCCCTTCCGGCGGACGAATTCCACGCAGTCTGGCACAGCCGGGCGCACCTGGTGGACGAGCGGGGAGGGCGAATTTCCCCGGACGACAGCGTCACTTCGGGTCAGAAAATCACGGTCCGCCGGATCGACCGGAGCGGCGGAGGGAGCGGGGAGCGCGCGGTGGGAGCGGCCGTCAAGAGCGCCTGAACCGGGGCTCCGTGCCGAGCACCCGGGACAGTCCCGCGGCGGTTCCCGCGATCTTCCGGAATTCCCGGAACTTCTCCCGCCGCAGCCGCCCGTAGGCGTCCTCGATGTCGGAATGGCCGCGGTATGCTTCGTGCCCTTCCATGAAGGCCCGCGCCTCGGCGAGGACCACGTCGCAGTCGTGGATGGCGTCTTCCGACGCCGTGTCTCCGGCGGCGCGCTTCAACCGGGCCCGGAACCGGGAAATCCGTTCCTTGCCGGCCCCTGCCAGGAAAGCGGCGGCGTCCAGGGACTACCCCTGTTCCTCCAGCCCCTTGAGGAGGGCATCGGTCACCTTCTCGATGCGGGCCAGGTCCTTCCTGCGTCCCTTCCGCGCCTTCACGCTCAGCGACTGGACGGTCTCGAGAAGCTCCTCCGCCTTCCCCGGGGGGAGCGGGCGGCTTTCCATGGCCGCGATCGCGGACGCGATGCGGGCCTCCATCTCCTCGACGTACCGTTGCGCGATCTCGGCGAAGATCCCGCGGAGGCGGCGCGCCTCCAGGAGGAGCATCTCCCGGGCCGCCTTCCGGGGCGGCTTGCGCCCGAGGGCGGCCGCGATGTTCCGGCCGGGCTTTTCCTTCGCGGCGTTCCGCGTTTTCCGTTCCATGCCCCTTTCCTCCTCAACCGCGCGGTTCCACGACGGAGCCGATGAGGGTCTGCAGCTCCCGCAGGACGTACCGCGGCGTCCTCACGCCGTTCACCGCGACGAAGCCGTAGATCGCCTGCAGCCGCAGGAACGCCCGGTGCATGTCCGTCTGGTACCGGAGGAAGGAGTCGTACCAGGAGCGGCTGTACCCGATGTCCATCCCGGACTCCCAGTAGTCCAGCGACCGGCCGGGATAGATGTATCGCTCGATCAGCTTCTGGGGGGATACGCGCAGGTACAGCACCAGGTTGGGGACGAGGGCGATGCTGTAGACGGACTGCAGCCAGGAAAGGTCCGCGCCCCGGAC from Thermodesulfobacteriota bacterium includes:
- a CDS encoding (Fe-S)-binding protein, which codes for MDPKGPVPVSLFFTCLADAFAPGVCFATVEVLERFGAQVRVPLSQTCCGQPAFNTGNRKEARAMARKFLRSFPEDGYIVTPSGSCASMVKHGYPVLFRDEPRTLALARAASERIYELSQFLVEVLGVTDPKSSFTGKVTYHDSCHLRRGLGVVDPPRTLLRAIPGVKLVEMEESDRCCGFGGVFSVKHPQVSCRMTEQKIERILATGASYVTAGDLGCLLSIGGMISRHGYPVKAVHLAEILAGAPWDAEEAF
- a CDS encoding P-II family nitrogen regulator — its product is MKKIEAIVKPFKVEEVKNALQELGITGMTAIEVKGFGRQKGHTEVYRGAEYVVEFLPKIKLEVAVTAEMAPAVIERILTAARTGKIGDGKIFVYDLEEVVRIRTGDRGKEAL
- a CDS encoding ammonium transporter; this translates as MADAIANQKIAMDTIWTMLAAFLVFFMNLGFALVESGFCRAKNTVNILFKNFVVFAVSSVAFLALGFGLMFGDGNPLVGLSGLFFAAGADNSPATGDAYQGVYHALNWTGVPLWAKFFFQLVFAGTAATIVSGAVAERIKFKSFLIFTIFLVAIVYPLGGHLIWGGGWLAGKGFLDFAGSTVVHSIGGWAALAGIIVLGPRMGKFSKDGRANAIPGHSMTSAAIGVFVLWFGWFGFNPGSTMSADGASIAHVATTTNVAAAAATLSSMITAWLLLGKPDLGMTLNGCLAGLVAITAPCAFVSVPSSLIIGIAAGILVVFAVFFFDRIRIDDPVGATAVHLANGVFGTIALGLFSDPTVCPAASVAKKGLFLGGGFAQLGPQLLGVVLIAVSVFVLSLAFWYVTKAVTGGIRVSDEEEIEGLDYHEHGNSAYPNFQLVERR
- the nifA gene encoding nif-specific transcriptional activator NifA; the protein is MSDLRGQEKAEIAAIHEVAKILTSTQNLERALGIALRTLQSFLGFDRAAIFRPDEETREIRMEVGAGYTAEQRDRARYVWGEGIVGKTMKTGSPIALPDARKEPSFLDKSRAHGKTAEASLSYVSVPIRIGSEVLGVLAAERSGRASTRPLESDARTLYVIGCLVGQAMKLHKAIDRLQEEFRHQRREFERTIRKTYRIESIVGQSKRMQEVFAAVTSVATSRATVLLRGESGTGKEMIARAIHQGGPRAERPFVAVNCAALPETLLESELFGHRRGAFTGAVDARKGRFEEANGGTIFLDEIGDIPMPTQVKLLRVLQERKFERLGENRPVSVDVRIIAATNADLERMVAGGTFREDLYYRLNVIPIFLPPLRDRREDILPLTEHFLERFNQEHGKSVTFSREALDLLLEYRWTGNVRELENLVERAVVMAKDPVIHAQDLPRAVRVPSAPPAAASSAPAAPPGSPGAGAESASAGPEGRPRAELLKALERDEVRRALEGAGWVIARAAKTLGWTPRQVAYKMKKFGLASPWK
- the speY gene encoding deoxyhypusine synthase codes for the protein MAKRSRFLGGARILPPPVSKRMSAADLVDKTFLAYNAGRLREGARLLSERMLAPDVTVGLSLTGALTPAGLGVSCIVPLLKAGFVDWIVSTGANLYHDAHFGLGLPLHAGSPFLDDRVLRDEGVVRIYDVLFAYDVLLDTDAFFRQVLDQPEFQAEMGTAEFHYRLGAYMAKRERALGTGEVSVLAAAWRYGVPVYTSSPGDSSIGMNVAAMRLGGRGVKIDVALDVNETAAIVYAAKRGRGKSAVWILGGGSPKNFMLQTEPQIQEVLGLDEKGHDYFLQVTDARPDTGGLSGATPSEAVSWGKVDPDRLPDTVVCYLDSTVALPLLCAYAFDRAGKRPPRRLYDRREEMLGEMTRAYRRAVDAAAVTRKRKVTR
- a CDS encoding 3'-5' exonuclease, which codes for MEGGPHSYLEIPYVAADVETTGLSPAEGHRVCEIALLRFLRGSVIDSFVSLVNPFRPIDPGARAVNGISDGMVADAPSFSDLFPWILEFLGDDPLVFHNAPFDLSFLRAEARIAGGMWPGNRVVDTLEMARRTGRFRSNSLPAICRELGIGSGFHRAEADAWAAGKLLLHLAPEGLIG
- the rd gene encoding rubredoxin, producing the protein MKQYRCTVCGYIYDPAKGDPNNGVPPGTAFDNLPADWVCPLCGVGKEDFEAA
- a CDS encoding FprA family A-type flavoprotein; this translates as MATTIAKDIYYVGVNDPGLTVFDIVIPTECGTTYNSYLVKGTEKTALIDCVKLGFTEGWLKSIGEIVAVEKVDYLVIQHSEPDHSGGIVEFLKRNPNVKVFLTRPAKGFIDNIVNGPYDAHTVADNEEISLGGKTLRFMVQPFLHWPDTMFTYAVEDKVLFTCDFLGRHYATEKLFDDEIENLEKLHGAMVVYNSMIFRPFKEPILSACDRIKDLPIAMVATSHGPVLRKSWRQVMEYYRERAAAPLEKRKEKKVAIIYVTAYGNTAMMAKKVAEGVAAAGCKPVLLNGAEVTIHRILDELDESVGFLIGTPTLNSNLPEPIYSMIGYLVVLNVKGLTSSTFGSYGWSGEATKIVADIMAAMKIKVFPEPIRFKMTPTEADLQTCFEFGKKYAEAVGGGVAV
- a CDS encoding NAD(P)/FAD-dependent oxidoreductase, whose product is MRYLILGSGPAGIAAAKGARRLDRDAEIVVATEEHAAPYLRPALPDLVSGERELQGMANPQARDLEEQRIRLLPGKRARRVDAAKNRVAFTDGTEETYNFLCIATGGRPIVPPALLAAPGSFLPLNSLGDAQRLRERAMRSDVTVVYGPGYLGIEAARALRKLGNQVVWINPGLPRFGNPISGEIEAQVAERLRSKGVKTKEGAEISDVLDVDGRSCDVVTTDGDRIRCSLVVAATERIPNIGFLEGSGVKAGAGVLVSEYLGTNVSNIYAAGDCAEVFDINRRESRINFGWRSAVKQGELAGENMAGGGKVYIKNAEEFFGLLFGASLLERLKD